The Perca fluviatilis chromosome 24, GENO_Pfluv_1.0, whole genome shotgun sequence genome has a window encoding:
- the gpd1c gene encoding glycerol-3-phosphate dehydrogenase 1c, translated as MPAKKVCIVGSGNWGSSIAKIIGHNVKASNRFDPMVNMWVYEEMIDGKKLTEIINTEHQNVKYLPGHKLPRNVVAVPDITEAVKGATILVFVIPHQFISKLCNQMKPHIVEGTIGISLIKGIDEGPDGLKLISDIIREKLEIEVSVLMGANIASEVADEKFCETTIGAKNEANGLIFKELLQTPNFRINVVRECDTVELCGALKNIVAVGAGFCDGLGFGDNTKAAVIRLGLMEMIAFAKLFCKGQVSSPTFLESCGVADLITTCYGGRNRKVAEAFVKTSKSIVELEAEMLNGQKLQGPQTSAEVYKLLQKKNMVNKFPLFSAVYLICFEGKEVKEFITCLQNHPEHM; from the exons ATGCCCGCAAAGAAAGTCTGCATCGTGGGATCTGGAAACTG GGGCTCTTCGATTGCCAAAATAATCGGGCACAATGTCAAGGCATCCAACCGGTTCGACCCAATGGTGAACATGTGGGTTTATGAAGAGATGATTGATGGGAAGAAGCTCACAGAGATCATTAATACGGAGcaccaaaatgtcaaatatctaCCAGGTCACAAGCTGCCCAGGAACGTG GTCGCTGTTCCAGACATCACAGAAGCTGTCAAAGGAGCAACGATCCTCGTCTTTGTAATCCCACACCAGTTCATCAGCAAACTCTGTAATCAGATGAAACCTCACATCGTGGAGGGAACCATCGGGATATCGCTCATCAAA GGAATCGACGAGGGACCAGATGGACTAAAGCTTATCTCAGACATCATCCGGGAGAAGCTAGAGATTGAGGTCAGCGTCCTAATGGGGGCCAACATCGCCAGCGAGGTGGCAGATGAGAAGTTCTGTGAAACCACCATTG GGGCAAAAAATGAAGCAAACGGCCTCATCTTCAAAGAGCTGCTTCAGACTCCCAACTTCCGCATAAATGTCGTACGGGAGTGTGACACCGTGGAGCTGTGTGGAGCTCTAAAG AATATTGTGGCTGTAGGTGCTGGGTTCTGCGACGGCCTCGGTTTCGGCGACAACACCAAGGCGGCCGTGATCAGGCTGGGTCTGATGGAGATGATCGCCTTCGCCAAGTTGTTCTGCAAAGGCCAGGTGAGCTCCCCCACCTTCCTGGAAAGCTGCGGCGTGGCCGACCTCATCACCACCTGCTACGGCGGACGAAACCGCAAAGTCGCCGAGGCTTTTGTCAAAACGTCCAAG TCTATTGTTGAGCTGGAGGCAGAAATGCTCAACGGTCAGAAGCTGCAGGGCCCGCAGACCTCAGCCGAGGTCTACAAGCTCCTACAAAAGAAGAACATGGTCAACAA GTTTCCATTGTTTTCTGCAGTCTACCTGATCTGCTTTGAGGGCAAAGAGGTAAAGGAGTTCATCACCTGTCTGCAGAACCACCCAGAGCACATGTGA